One Cervus canadensis isolate Bull #8, Minnesota chromosome 1, ASM1932006v1, whole genome shotgun sequence genomic window carries:
- the PIK3IP1 gene encoding phosphoinositide-3-kinase-interacting protein 1 isoform X1 encodes MLLAWVRTILVSNMLLAEAYGAGGCFWDNGHLYRADQPSPAPGHLCLNWLDAQSGLAFAPESGAGNHSYCRNPDQDPRGPWCYVSREAGAPEKRPCEDLLCPDTISQGLPTSTTGTEEAAEVPGDEVFAPANALPARSEAAAVQPVIGISQRVRVNSKEKKDLGPLGYVLGITMMVIIIVIGAGIVLGYTYKRGKDLKAQHEQKVCERELQRITLPLSAFANPACEIVDEKTVVVHASQTPVDLQEGSAPLMGQAGTPGA; translated from the exons ATGCTGTTGGCCTGGGTGCGAACAATCCTCGTCAGCAACATGCTCCTGGCAGAAGCCTATGGAGCTGGAG GCTGCTTCTGGGATAACGGCCACCTGTACCGGGCGGATCAGCCCTCCCCCGCGCCAGGCCACCTCTGCCTCAACTGGCTGGACGCGCAGAGCGGCCTGGCATTTGCCCCAGAGTCGG GCGCCGGCAACCACAGCTACTGCCGGAACCCGGACCAGGACCCGCGCGGGCCCTGGTGCTACGTCAGCCGCGAGGCTGGAGCTCCTGAGAAGCGACCTTGCGAGGACCTGCTTTGCCCAG ATACCATTTCCCAGGGCCTGCCAACCTCCACAACAGGAACTGAGGAGGCCGCTGAAGTGCCAGGAGATGAAGTGTTTGCTCCTGCCAACGCCCTGCCTGCCCGGAGCGAGGCTGCAGCAGTGCAGCCAGTGATTGGGATCAGCCAGCGGGTGCGGGTGAACTCCAAGGAGAAAAAGGACCTGGGACCCCTGG GCTACGTGCTGGGCATCACCATGATGGTGATCATCATCGTTATTGGAGCTGGAATCGTCCTTGGCTACACCTACAAGAG GGGCAAGGACCTGAAAGCCCAGCACGAGCAGAAAGTGTGCGAGCGGGAGTTGCAGCGGATCACCCTGCCCTTGTCTGCCTTCGCCAACCCCGCCTGTGAGATCGTGGATGAGAAGACCGTTGTGGTTCACGCCAGCCAGACTCCAGTCGACCTCCAGGAGGGCAGTGCCCCCCTCATGGGCCAGGCGGGCACTCCAGGTGCCTGA
- the PIK3IP1 gene encoding phosphoinositide-3-kinase-interacting protein 1 isoform X2 — protein sequence MLLAWVRTILVSNMLLAEAYGAGGCFWDNGHLYRADQPSPAPGHLCLNWLDAQSGLAFAPESGAGNHSYCRNPDQDPRGPWCYVSREAGAPEKRPCEDLLCPDTISQGLPTSTTGTEEAAEVPGDEVFAPANALPARSEAAAVQPVIGISQRVRVNSKEKKDLGPLGYVLGITMMVIIIVIGAGIVLGYTYKRPWLLLRYLTSWTKEGGART from the exons ATGCTGTTGGCCTGGGTGCGAACAATCCTCGTCAGCAACATGCTCCTGGCAGAAGCCTATGGAGCTGGAG GCTGCTTCTGGGATAACGGCCACCTGTACCGGGCGGATCAGCCCTCCCCCGCGCCAGGCCACCTCTGCCTCAACTGGCTGGACGCGCAGAGCGGCCTGGCATTTGCCCCAGAGTCGG GCGCCGGCAACCACAGCTACTGCCGGAACCCGGACCAGGACCCGCGCGGGCCCTGGTGCTACGTCAGCCGCGAGGCTGGAGCTCCTGAGAAGCGACCTTGCGAGGACCTGCTTTGCCCAG ATACCATTTCCCAGGGCCTGCCAACCTCCACAACAGGAACTGAGGAGGCCGCTGAAGTGCCAGGAGATGAAGTGTTTGCTCCTGCCAACGCCCTGCCTGCCCGGAGCGAGGCTGCAGCAGTGCAGCCAGTGATTGGGATCAGCCAGCGGGTGCGGGTGAACTCCAAGGAGAAAAAGGACCTGGGACCCCTGG GCTACGTGCTGGGCATCACCATGATGGTGATCATCATCGTTATTGGAGCTGGAATCGTCCTTGGCTACACCTACAAGAG gccaTGGCTGTTGCTGAGATACTTGACTTCCTGGACCAAAGAAGGAG GGGCAAGGACCTGA
- the LIMK2 gene encoding LIM domain kinase 2 isoform X1, whose protein sequence is MAAPAGEDAWRCQGCGDHVAPNQRLYRTVSEAWHTSCFRCSECQDSLTNWYYEKDGKLYCHKDYWGKFGEFCHGCSLLMTGPVMVAGEYKYHPECFACMSCKVIIEDGDAYALVQHATLYCGKCHNEVVLAPMFERLSTESVQDQLPYSVTHISMPATTEGRRGFSVSVESACSNYATTVQVKEVNRMHISPDNRNAIHPGDRILEINGAPVRTLRVEEVEEAISQTSQTLQLLIEHDPVSQRLDQLRLDAQLSPRAQNDRHANTLSPPDTKENLEGTLRRRSLRRSNSISKSPGPSSPKEPLLLSRDISRSESLRCSSSCSQQIFRPCDLIHGEVLGKGFFGQAIKVTHKATGKVMVMKELIRCDEETQKTFLTEVKVMRSLDHPNVLKFIGVLYKDKKLNLLTEYIEGGTLKDFLRSADPFPWQQKVRFAKGIASGMAYLHSMCIIHRDLNSHNCLIKLDKTVVVADFGLSRLIVEERKKTPVEKATAKKRTLRKSDRKKRYTVVGNPYWMAPEMLNGKSYDETVDVFSFGIVLCEIIGQVYADPDCLPRTLDFGLNVKLFWEKFVPTDCPPAFFPLAAICCRLEPESRPAFSKLEDCFEALSLYLGELGIPLPAELEELDHTVSVQYGLIRDSPP, encoded by the exons GTGTTCTGAATGCCAGGATTCCCTCACCAACTGGTACTACGAGAAGGATGGGAAGCTGTACTGCCACAAGGACTACTGGGGGAAGTTTGGGGAGTTCTGCCACGGATGCTCTCTGCTGATGACGGGGCCCGTCATG GTGGCCGGGGAGTACAAGTACCACCCAGAGTGCTTTGCCTGTATGAGCTGCAAGGTGATCATTGAGGATGGGGACGCATACGCCCTGGTGCAGCACGCCACCCTCTACTG TGGGAAGTGCCACAATGAGGTGGTACTGGCACCCATGTTTGAGAGGCTGTCCACGGAGTCCGTCCAGGACCAGCTGCCCTACTCCGTCACACACATCTCCATGCCGGCCACCACCGAAGGCAGGCGGGGCTTCTCTGTGTCCGTGGAGAGTGCCTGCTCCAACTACGCCACCACTGTGCAAGTGAAAGA GGTCAACCGGATGCACATCAGTCCGGACAACCGCAATGCCATCCACCCCGGGGACCGCATCCTGGAGATCAACGGGGCCCCCGTGCGCACGCTCCGCGTGGAGGAG GTGGAAGAGGCCATCAGCCAGACGAGCCAGACGCTGCAGCTCCTGATCGAGCATGACCCGGTCTCCCAGCGCCTGGACCAGCTGCGGCTGGATGCACAGCTCTCTCCCCGTGCGCAGAATGACAGACACGCGAACACCCTCAGCCCCCCGGACACCAAGGAGAACCTGGAGGGGACGCTGAGGAGACGCTCCCTGAG GCGCAGTAACAGCATCTCCAAGTCCCCCGGCCCCAGCTCCCCCAAGGAGCCGCTCCTGCTCAGCCGTGACATCAGCCGCTCAGAGTCCCTGCGCTGCTCCAGTAGCTGCTCACAGCAGATCTTTCGGCCCTGCGACCTGATCCACGGCGAGGTCCTGGGGAAGGGCTTCTTCGGGCAGGCCATCAAG GTGACGCACAAAGCCACAGGCAAAGTGATGGTCATGAAGGAGCTGATCCGGTGTGATGAGGAGACGCAGAAGACGTTTCTAACTGAG GTGAAGGTGATGCGCAGCCTGGACCACCCCAACGTGCTCAAGTTCATCGGCGTGCTGTACAAGGACAAGAAGCTGAACCTGCTGACGGAGTACATCGAGGGGGGCACGCTGAAGGACTTCCTGCGCAGCGCG GACCCGTTCCCCTGGCAGCAGAAGGTCAGGTTTGCCAAAGGCATCGCCTCTGGAATG GCCTATTTGCATTCCATGTGTATCATCCACCGGGATCTGAACTCGCACAACTGCCTCATCAAGCTG GACAAGACCGTGGTGGTGGCTGACTTTGGGCTGTCACGGCTCATAGTCGAGGAGAGAAAGAAGACCCCTGTGGAGAAGGCCACCGCCAAGAAGCGTACCTTACGCAAGAGCGACCGCAAGAAGCGCTACACGGTGGTGGGGAACCCCTACTGGATGGCCCCCGAGATGCTGAACG GAAAGAGCTACGACGAGACAGTGGACGTCTTCTCTTTTGGGATCGTCCTCTGTGAG ATAATCGGGCAGGTGTATGCAGATCCTGACTGCCTGCCCCGAACACTGGACTTCGGCCTCAACGTGAAGCTCTTCTGGGAGAAGTTTGTGCCTACAGACTGCCCCCCAGCCTTCTTCCCCCTGGCCGCCATCTGCTGCAGACTGGAGCCTGAGAGCAG ACCGGCATTCTCCAAGCTGGAGGACTGCTTTGAGGCACTGTCCCTATACCTGGGGGAGCTGGGCATCCCTCTGCCTGCAGAGCTGGAGGAGCTGGACCACACCGTGAGCGTGCAGTATGGCCTGATCCGGGACTCACCTCCGTAG
- the LIMK2 gene encoding LIM domain kinase 2 isoform X2, which yields MGSYLSVQAYFTSRDPFRCSECQDSLTNWYYEKDGKLYCHKDYWGKFGEFCHGCSLLMTGPVMVAGEYKYHPECFACMSCKVIIEDGDAYALVQHATLYCGKCHNEVVLAPMFERLSTESVQDQLPYSVTHISMPATTEGRRGFSVSVESACSNYATTVQVKEVNRMHISPDNRNAIHPGDRILEINGAPVRTLRVEEVEEAISQTSQTLQLLIEHDPVSQRLDQLRLDAQLSPRAQNDRHANTLSPPDTKENLEGTLRRRSLRRSNSISKSPGPSSPKEPLLLSRDISRSESLRCSSSCSQQIFRPCDLIHGEVLGKGFFGQAIKVTHKATGKVMVMKELIRCDEETQKTFLTEVKVMRSLDHPNVLKFIGVLYKDKKLNLLTEYIEGGTLKDFLRSADPFPWQQKVRFAKGIASGMAYLHSMCIIHRDLNSHNCLIKLDKTVVVADFGLSRLIVEERKKTPVEKATAKKRTLRKSDRKKRYTVVGNPYWMAPEMLNGKSYDETVDVFSFGIVLCEIIGQVYADPDCLPRTLDFGLNVKLFWEKFVPTDCPPAFFPLAAICCRLEPESRPAFSKLEDCFEALSLYLGELGIPLPAELEELDHTVSVQYGLIRDSPP from the exons GTGTTCTGAATGCCAGGATTCCCTCACCAACTGGTACTACGAGAAGGATGGGAAGCTGTACTGCCACAAGGACTACTGGGGGAAGTTTGGGGAGTTCTGCCACGGATGCTCTCTGCTGATGACGGGGCCCGTCATG GTGGCCGGGGAGTACAAGTACCACCCAGAGTGCTTTGCCTGTATGAGCTGCAAGGTGATCATTGAGGATGGGGACGCATACGCCCTGGTGCAGCACGCCACCCTCTACTG TGGGAAGTGCCACAATGAGGTGGTACTGGCACCCATGTTTGAGAGGCTGTCCACGGAGTCCGTCCAGGACCAGCTGCCCTACTCCGTCACACACATCTCCATGCCGGCCACCACCGAAGGCAGGCGGGGCTTCTCTGTGTCCGTGGAGAGTGCCTGCTCCAACTACGCCACCACTGTGCAAGTGAAAGA GGTCAACCGGATGCACATCAGTCCGGACAACCGCAATGCCATCCACCCCGGGGACCGCATCCTGGAGATCAACGGGGCCCCCGTGCGCACGCTCCGCGTGGAGGAG GTGGAAGAGGCCATCAGCCAGACGAGCCAGACGCTGCAGCTCCTGATCGAGCATGACCCGGTCTCCCAGCGCCTGGACCAGCTGCGGCTGGATGCACAGCTCTCTCCCCGTGCGCAGAATGACAGACACGCGAACACCCTCAGCCCCCCGGACACCAAGGAGAACCTGGAGGGGACGCTGAGGAGACGCTCCCTGAG GCGCAGTAACAGCATCTCCAAGTCCCCCGGCCCCAGCTCCCCCAAGGAGCCGCTCCTGCTCAGCCGTGACATCAGCCGCTCAGAGTCCCTGCGCTGCTCCAGTAGCTGCTCACAGCAGATCTTTCGGCCCTGCGACCTGATCCACGGCGAGGTCCTGGGGAAGGGCTTCTTCGGGCAGGCCATCAAG GTGACGCACAAAGCCACAGGCAAAGTGATGGTCATGAAGGAGCTGATCCGGTGTGATGAGGAGACGCAGAAGACGTTTCTAACTGAG GTGAAGGTGATGCGCAGCCTGGACCACCCCAACGTGCTCAAGTTCATCGGCGTGCTGTACAAGGACAAGAAGCTGAACCTGCTGACGGAGTACATCGAGGGGGGCACGCTGAAGGACTTCCTGCGCAGCGCG GACCCGTTCCCCTGGCAGCAGAAGGTCAGGTTTGCCAAAGGCATCGCCTCTGGAATG GCCTATTTGCATTCCATGTGTATCATCCACCGGGATCTGAACTCGCACAACTGCCTCATCAAGCTG GACAAGACCGTGGTGGTGGCTGACTTTGGGCTGTCACGGCTCATAGTCGAGGAGAGAAAGAAGACCCCTGTGGAGAAGGCCACCGCCAAGAAGCGTACCTTACGCAAGAGCGACCGCAAGAAGCGCTACACGGTGGTGGGGAACCCCTACTGGATGGCCCCCGAGATGCTGAACG GAAAGAGCTACGACGAGACAGTGGACGTCTTCTCTTTTGGGATCGTCCTCTGTGAG ATAATCGGGCAGGTGTATGCAGATCCTGACTGCCTGCCCCGAACACTGGACTTCGGCCTCAACGTGAAGCTCTTCTGGGAGAAGTTTGTGCCTACAGACTGCCCCCCAGCCTTCTTCCCCCTGGCCGCCATCTGCTGCAGACTGGAGCCTGAGAGCAG ACCGGCATTCTCCAAGCTGGAGGACTGCTTTGAGGCACTGTCCCTATACCTGGGGGAGCTGGGCATCCCTCTGCCTGCAGAGCTGGAGGAGCTGGACCACACCGTGAGCGTGCAGTATGGCCTGATCCGGGACTCACCTCCGTAG
- the LIMK2 gene encoding LIM domain kinase 2 isoform X3 — translation MTGPVMVAGEYKYHPECFACMSCKVIIEDGDAYALVQHATLYCGKCHNEVVLAPMFERLSTESVQDQLPYSVTHISMPATTEGRRGFSVSVESACSNYATTVQVKEVNRMHISPDNRNAIHPGDRILEINGAPVRTLRVEEVEEAISQTSQTLQLLIEHDPVSQRLDQLRLDAQLSPRAQNDRHANTLSPPDTKENLEGTLRRRSLRRSNSISKSPGPSSPKEPLLLSRDISRSESLRCSSSCSQQIFRPCDLIHGEVLGKGFFGQAIKVTHKATGKVMVMKELIRCDEETQKTFLTEVKVMRSLDHPNVLKFIGVLYKDKKLNLLTEYIEGGTLKDFLRSADPFPWQQKVRFAKGIASGMAYLHSMCIIHRDLNSHNCLIKLDKTVVVADFGLSRLIVEERKKTPVEKATAKKRTLRKSDRKKRYTVVGNPYWMAPEMLNGKSYDETVDVFSFGIVLCEIIGQVYADPDCLPRTLDFGLNVKLFWEKFVPTDCPPAFFPLAAICCRLEPESRPAFSKLEDCFEALSLYLGELGIPLPAELEELDHTVSVQYGLIRDSPP, via the exons ATGACGGGGCCCGTCATG GTGGCCGGGGAGTACAAGTACCACCCAGAGTGCTTTGCCTGTATGAGCTGCAAGGTGATCATTGAGGATGGGGACGCATACGCCCTGGTGCAGCACGCCACCCTCTACTG TGGGAAGTGCCACAATGAGGTGGTACTGGCACCCATGTTTGAGAGGCTGTCCACGGAGTCCGTCCAGGACCAGCTGCCCTACTCCGTCACACACATCTCCATGCCGGCCACCACCGAAGGCAGGCGGGGCTTCTCTGTGTCCGTGGAGAGTGCCTGCTCCAACTACGCCACCACTGTGCAAGTGAAAGA GGTCAACCGGATGCACATCAGTCCGGACAACCGCAATGCCATCCACCCCGGGGACCGCATCCTGGAGATCAACGGGGCCCCCGTGCGCACGCTCCGCGTGGAGGAG GTGGAAGAGGCCATCAGCCAGACGAGCCAGACGCTGCAGCTCCTGATCGAGCATGACCCGGTCTCCCAGCGCCTGGACCAGCTGCGGCTGGATGCACAGCTCTCTCCCCGTGCGCAGAATGACAGACACGCGAACACCCTCAGCCCCCCGGACACCAAGGAGAACCTGGAGGGGACGCTGAGGAGACGCTCCCTGAG GCGCAGTAACAGCATCTCCAAGTCCCCCGGCCCCAGCTCCCCCAAGGAGCCGCTCCTGCTCAGCCGTGACATCAGCCGCTCAGAGTCCCTGCGCTGCTCCAGTAGCTGCTCACAGCAGATCTTTCGGCCCTGCGACCTGATCCACGGCGAGGTCCTGGGGAAGGGCTTCTTCGGGCAGGCCATCAAG GTGACGCACAAAGCCACAGGCAAAGTGATGGTCATGAAGGAGCTGATCCGGTGTGATGAGGAGACGCAGAAGACGTTTCTAACTGAG GTGAAGGTGATGCGCAGCCTGGACCACCCCAACGTGCTCAAGTTCATCGGCGTGCTGTACAAGGACAAGAAGCTGAACCTGCTGACGGAGTACATCGAGGGGGGCACGCTGAAGGACTTCCTGCGCAGCGCG GACCCGTTCCCCTGGCAGCAGAAGGTCAGGTTTGCCAAAGGCATCGCCTCTGGAATG GCCTATTTGCATTCCATGTGTATCATCCACCGGGATCTGAACTCGCACAACTGCCTCATCAAGCTG GACAAGACCGTGGTGGTGGCTGACTTTGGGCTGTCACGGCTCATAGTCGAGGAGAGAAAGAAGACCCCTGTGGAGAAGGCCACCGCCAAGAAGCGTACCTTACGCAAGAGCGACCGCAAGAAGCGCTACACGGTGGTGGGGAACCCCTACTGGATGGCCCCCGAGATGCTGAACG GAAAGAGCTACGACGAGACAGTGGACGTCTTCTCTTTTGGGATCGTCCTCTGTGAG ATAATCGGGCAGGTGTATGCAGATCCTGACTGCCTGCCCCGAACACTGGACTTCGGCCTCAACGTGAAGCTCTTCTGGGAGAAGTTTGTGCCTACAGACTGCCCCCCAGCCTTCTTCCCCCTGGCCGCCATCTGCTGCAGACTGGAGCCTGAGAGCAG ACCGGCATTCTCCAAGCTGGAGGACTGCTTTGAGGCACTGTCCCTATACCTGGGGGAGCTGGGCATCCCTCTGCCTGCAGAGCTGGAGGAGCTGGACCACACCGTGAGCGTGCAGTATGGCCTGATCCGGGACTCACCTCCGTAG